A single genomic interval of Antarcticibacterium arcticum harbors:
- a CDS encoding bifunctional SulP family inorganic anion transporter/carbonic anhydrase, with protein MSGIVGGLVVGSISKSSVSVSGPAASVSAVVLAAIISIGDFKVFLLAVVLGGIFQLALGLLKAGLIADYMPSNIIKGLLAAIGIILIMSQFPYALGIVPDSESYFNPSLGFLDQVENITISFYNSLGAGPIIISLISLAIMIFWEKSPLKNFNLLPPALVVVIIGVVLNFLFEVLIPGFHLNAAQLVNIPKIDHIGELVTFPDFTAITNPEVWGVAISITLIASIASLLAIEAADEIDPHKRNTPPNRELVAQGIGNTLTGLIGGIPITSVIVRSSVNINAGAETKLSTILHGFFLLLSVLFLSRVLNLIPLSSLAAILLVIGYKLASWEVISTMFKKGWNQFIPFIVTVVAIIATDLLIGIFIGTLVSIFFILRSNYHNAFFIENTKIFKGETIRLELSNEVSFFNKASIKNTLWNVPDNSTVIIDATFASYIDHDVLEIFKDFKETYAREHDINLSIIGLKEKYDLGKDLKFVQEEIQVFKERSTPEEIFEYLQDGNQRYVDGKLVSRRLRNKELMDFINAPPLAAVVNCIDMREPLNVLMNTGIGDLIPIRTAGNLVDKEVIRSIEVACKKQGAKFILFMGNSSNKIYAEALRDYRDSNPSYLIPLITDAVNALGVQRGSIKEETIFGIADDITNWNIERSKSRIMEMSDYLKKEIEEGRVGLASGFFNRSNGKIEFSKQYITPGIINVLEG; from the coding sequence ATTTCAGGTATTGTTGGAGGTCTGGTTGTAGGTAGTATAAGTAAATCTTCAGTAAGTGTTAGTGGCCCCGCGGCGAGTGTATCTGCCGTTGTATTGGCAGCAATAATTTCAATTGGAGATTTTAAAGTTTTCTTACTGGCAGTGGTATTGGGAGGGATTTTCCAGCTTGCTCTGGGACTTTTAAAGGCGGGACTAATTGCCGATTATATGCCTTCCAACATTATTAAAGGCTTACTCGCAGCAATTGGTATTATTTTAATAATGTCTCAGTTTCCTTATGCATTGGGGATAGTACCAGATTCTGAAAGTTACTTCAATCCATCTTTAGGTTTTTTGGATCAGGTTGAAAATATCACAATTTCTTTTTATAATTCCCTGGGAGCCGGGCCAATTATTATCAGCCTTATTTCGCTCGCCATAATGATATTCTGGGAGAAGTCTCCGCTCAAAAATTTTAATCTATTGCCCCCGGCCCTGGTTGTGGTAATTATTGGTGTGGTTCTTAATTTTTTATTTGAAGTCTTAATTCCGGGTTTTCATCTTAATGCTGCTCAATTGGTAAACATTCCAAAAATTGACCACATAGGGGAACTGGTAACTTTTCCAGATTTCACCGCGATCACAAATCCAGAAGTTTGGGGCGTTGCCATAAGCATCACCTTAATTGCATCCATTGCCAGTTTACTGGCCATAGAAGCGGCAGATGAAATAGACCCCCATAAACGCAACACTCCACCAAACAGGGAATTGGTAGCCCAGGGAATTGGAAATACCTTAACCGGTCTCATAGGGGGAATTCCCATTACCTCGGTAATTGTTCGAAGCTCTGTAAATATTAATGCGGGGGCAGAAACTAAACTCTCTACAATACTGCATGGATTTTTCCTTCTATTAAGCGTTTTATTTTTGAGCAGGGTTTTAAACCTTATCCCACTGTCCAGTCTTGCCGCGATTTTATTGGTAATAGGTTATAAACTCGCCTCCTGGGAAGTGATCTCTACTATGTTTAAAAAGGGCTGGAACCAGTTTATTCCTTTCATAGTAACAGTAGTTGCTATTATAGCTACAGATTTGCTTATAGGGATCTTCATTGGTACCCTTGTAAGTATCTTTTTTATCCTACGCAGCAATTATCACAATGCATTTTTTATTGAAAACACAAAAATTTTTAAAGGGGAGACCATTCGCCTGGAATTATCAAATGAAGTGTCATTTTTCAATAAAGCCTCTATTAAAAATACACTTTGGAATGTACCTGATAATTCTACGGTTATTATTGACGCAACGTTTGCCAGTTATATAGATCATGATGTATTGGAGATATTTAAAGATTTTAAGGAGACCTATGCCCGCGAACACGATATCAACCTTAGTATTATAGGCCTAAAAGAAAAATATGATCTTGGAAAGGATCTAAAGTTTGTCCAGGAGGAAATTCAGGTGTTCAAGGAAAGATCAACACCGGAAGAAATATTTGAATACCTGCAGGATGGCAATCAACGCTATGTAGATGGAAAACTTGTGTCTCGCAGGTTACGGAATAAGGAACTTATGGATTTCATTAATGCACCCCCTCTGGCTGCGGTAGTAAATTGCATTGATATGAGGGAACCCCTTAATGTTTTAATGAATACCGGAATTGGAGATCTTATTCCTATACGAACGGCAGGAAATCTGGTAGATAAGGAAGTTATTAGGAGTATAGAAGTGGCGTGTAAAAAACAGGGTGCTAAATTTATCCTTTTTATGGGGAACTCTTCTAATAAAATTTATGCTGAAGCTTTGCGCGATTACCGCGATTCCAACCCAAGTTATTTGATACCGCTTATCACTGATGCGGTAAATGCCTTAGGGGTTCAAAGAGGATCCATTAAAGAGGAAACAATTTTTGGGATAGCAGATGATATCACAAACTGGAATATTGAAAGGTCCAAAAGCCGGATCATGGAAATGAGTGATTATTTAAAAAAAGAAATTGAAGAAGGAAGAGTAGGACTGGCATCGGGATTTTTTAACCGGTCGAATGGCAAAATTGAATTTTCAAAACAATATATTACTCCGGGTATCATCAATGTCCTTGAAGGATAA
- a CDS encoding S10 family peptidase yields the protein MKYFYLIILSSFSISVFSQKVELPVDTTVATSHTVNIGGKAINYTAQTGTQPVWNEAGEPVASLFYTYYKRSGIQNTENRPLVISFNGGPGSASVWMHLAYTGPRVLKIDDEGFPVQPYGVKANPHSILDIADIVYVNPVNTGYSRLIEKGEKKQDRKDFFGTNADIKYLAGWINTFVTRNNRWLSPKYLIGESYGTTRVSGLALELQNSHWMYLNGVILVSPTEIGIERGGPVEIANRLPYFAAAAWYHKKLPASMQSKDLDVLLPEVEEYAINTLLPVLVKGGFTEKTKKQEMARQMSIYSGISEKVILQNNLAVPFRYFWKELMREEGGYTIGRLDSRYLGIDSKESGDAPDYNAELTSWLHSFTPAINYYLQEELKFKTDLKYFMFGPVHPWDRSGDNSGENLRQAMAQNPNLEVLIQAGYFDGATTYFNAKYTMWQLDPSGRMQDRISFKGYRSGHMMYLRSDDLKNANDDIREFIKNNLPREGQSAKYN from the coding sequence ATGAAATATTTTTACCTGATTATTCTAAGTTCTTTTTCTATTTCTGTTTTTTCTCAAAAGGTGGAACTACCTGTAGATACTACTGTTGCAACAAGTCACACAGTAAATATAGGTGGAAAAGCTATCAATTACACCGCCCAAACCGGAACACAACCTGTTTGGAATGAAGCGGGGGAGCCTGTGGCGAGTTTATTTTACACTTATTATAAGCGCAGCGGGATCCAAAATACAGAGAACCGGCCACTGGTGATCTCTTTTAACGGCGGGCCGGGATCGGCTTCTGTTTGGATGCACCTGGCATATACCGGGCCCAGGGTTTTGAAAATAGATGATGAAGGATTTCCTGTACAACCCTATGGGGTAAAAGCGAATCCTCATTCAATCCTGGATATTGCAGATATTGTGTATGTAAATCCTGTAAATACCGGTTATTCAAGATTAATTGAAAAAGGGGAAAAGAAACAGGACCGCAAAGACTTTTTTGGTACTAATGCAGATATCAAATACCTGGCCGGCTGGATAAACACCTTTGTTACCAGAAATAATAGGTGGCTTTCTCCTAAATATTTAATTGGTGAAAGCTATGGTACCACAAGAGTTTCCGGCCTCGCGTTGGAATTACAAAACAGCCATTGGATGTATCTGAACGGAGTTATCCTGGTTTCTCCCACTGAAATTGGAATTGAGCGTGGAGGACCGGTTGAAATAGCAAACAGGCTCCCCTATTTTGCTGCGGCAGCCTGGTACCACAAAAAATTGCCAGCCAGTATGCAAAGTAAAGATCTGGATGTTCTGCTTCCCGAAGTTGAAGAATATGCAATTAACACCTTACTACCTGTCCTGGTAAAAGGCGGTTTTACCGAGAAGACCAAAAAACAGGAAATGGCTAGACAAATGTCTATATACTCGGGAATTTCTGAAAAAGTGATCCTACAAAACAATCTTGCTGTACCTTTCAGATACTTCTGGAAAGAATTGATGCGCGAAGAGGGAGGTTACACCATTGGCCGTCTTGATTCAAGATATCTTGGTATAGACTCCAAAGAATCTGGTGATGCTCCAGATTATAATGCTGAGCTTACATCCTGGCTACATTCTTTCACCCCTGCAATTAACTATTACTTACAGGAAGAATTAAAATTTAAGACAGACCTGAAATATTTTATGTTTGGTCCCGTACATCCATGGGACAGGAGTGGAGACAATTCAGGTGAAAACCTGAGGCAGGCCATGGCTCAAAATCCTAATCTTGAAGTTTTGATCCAGGCGGGCTATTTTGATGGTGCTACTACCTATTTTAATGCAAAATATACCATGTGGCAGTTAGATCCCAGCGGTAGAATGCAGGATAGAATTAGTTTTAAGGGATATCGTAGTGGCCATATGATGTATCTTAGGAGCGACGACCTGAAAAATGCCAATGATGATATAAGGGAATTTATAAAAAATAATTTGCCGCGGGAAGGGCAATCTGCAAAATATAATTAA
- a CDS encoding ABC1 kinase family protein: protein MSVLPDNLVRYRKFIGFMLKYWNSDLFHQTAATALDENENEERDSEVYDQTPEELVDDLKKMGPTYIKLGQLLSTRPDLLPDAYLQALATLQDDVPPIPYDEVHKIVEEEIGTRISKAFSFFSEEPLASASIGQVHKATLRSGKPVAVKVQRPGIRKQFLDDLDTLKELADFAVKHTQVAKKYAFDEVLAELRHILLQELDYVREGQNLMTLGENLAEYKNIIVPQPVLDYSSSRVLTMDFIQGTKITSISPLKRLENNLSPLVDELVDAYLKQLITDGFVHADPHPGNVHLTGDNKIALIDLGMVAKFTPSMQEKLLQLLIALSQNDGEASADVLLSMSEAGEEADLKNFKNTINHLVMDSQNTKAYQMQTGRLLIQMNRVAAENGIHISVEVNILGKILLNMDQIVAVLEPEFDLRKAIREHVNKMMRSKMYHEMKPENLFALALQTKNLAENLPQRLNKISENLANNNFRMKIDAIDEKRWTDGFQKVANRITLGLIIAAMIIGASMLMSVPSPFMIFGYPGLAIIFFLIAAAGGIALSYTILFKDE, encoded by the coding sequence ATGTCTGTACTTCCTGATAATTTGGTGCGTTACCGTAAGTTCATAGGATTTATGCTAAAGTATTGGAATAGTGATCTTTTCCATCAAACTGCAGCAACCGCTCTTGATGAAAATGAGAACGAAGAGAGGGATTCTGAGGTTTATGACCAGACTCCCGAGGAATTAGTAGATGACCTTAAAAAAATGGGGCCTACCTACATTAAACTGGGCCAATTACTCTCAACCCGGCCGGACCTTTTGCCTGATGCCTATTTACAGGCGCTGGCAACTTTACAGGATGATGTCCCACCAATACCGTATGATGAAGTTCACAAAATAGTTGAAGAGGAAATAGGAACCCGTATTTCAAAGGCATTTTCCTTCTTTAGTGAAGAGCCTCTGGCCAGTGCATCTATTGGACAGGTTCATAAGGCCACTTTGAGGTCGGGGAAACCGGTAGCAGTTAAGGTACAACGACCCGGAATAAGAAAACAATTCCTGGATGATCTTGATACGTTGAAGGAGCTGGCAGATTTTGCTGTAAAACACACCCAGGTAGCTAAAAAATATGCCTTTGATGAAGTGTTGGCTGAATTACGCCACATTTTGCTCCAGGAACTGGATTATGTACGGGAGGGACAGAATTTAATGACCCTTGGAGAAAACCTTGCCGAGTACAAGAATATAATTGTACCTCAACCTGTTTTGGATTATTCCTCATCCCGGGTGCTTACCATGGATTTTATACAAGGGACCAAAATAACATCTATTTCTCCCCTAAAAAGATTGGAAAATAATCTTAGCCCTTTGGTAGATGAACTTGTTGATGCTTATTTGAAACAACTCATTACAGACGGATTTGTGCATGCCGACCCTCACCCGGGGAATGTGCATTTAACTGGAGACAATAAAATAGCACTCATAGATCTTGGAATGGTGGCTAAATTTACACCCTCCATGCAGGAGAAATTATTGCAACTTCTTATAGCCTTAAGCCAAAATGACGGAGAAGCTTCGGCAGATGTGTTATTGTCAATGAGTGAAGCAGGTGAAGAGGCAGACCTTAAAAATTTCAAAAACACCATTAACCATCTCGTGATGGACAGCCAAAATACCAAGGCTTACCAAATGCAAACCGGAAGACTGCTAATACAAATGAACCGGGTGGCTGCAGAAAATGGAATTCATATTTCTGTTGAAGTTAATATATTGGGCAAGATCCTATTAAATATGGATCAGATAGTGGCGGTTTTAGAACCTGAGTTTGATCTTAGAAAGGCTATAAGAGAGCATGTAAATAAAATGATGCGCTCCAAGATGTATCATGAAATGAAACCTGAAAATCTTTTTGCGCTAGCCCTACAAACTAAGAATCTTGCTGAAAACCTTCCGCAGCGACTTAATAAGATCTCTGAAAATCTCGCCAACAACAATTTTCGGATGAAGATAGATGCCATTGATGAAAAGCGATGGACAGATGGTTTTCAAAAAGTGGCAAACAGGATCACCTTAGGATTGATCATTGCGGCAATGATCATTGGAGCATCTATGTTAATGAGTGTCCCATCTCCTTTTATGATTTTTGGATATCCGGGTCTCGCAATAATTTTCTTTTTAATAGCAGCGGCGGGAGGTATTGCTTTGAGTTATACCATCCTATTTAAGGACGAATAA